The proteins below are encoded in one region of Candidatus Binatus sp.:
- a CDS encoding AAA family ATPase: MAVIAISQQIGSRGIELGELTARELGYRFRTGEQLIAETATRFNVSAEQMKWFDVHNPHFWERLKTESPRYLAYYRAVMLREAADDGLVVAGRSSSHFLPENGCGIRVRSMAPFAMRVEQVAAEEKLDHSAAEKRVRDFDATVKARTQSLFGIDLDDPIHYDVTINTARHSLSCFAATLAAIARNLDAESDSARMLVMRDAAIAAGVHAALMAHPQIRDAQVAVGCTSGIVRVSGPGLVPPWDDLVIGVAQKVEGVAAVEVGAEEVPITLTTT, translated from the coding sequence ATGGCAGTAATTGCGATTAGCCAGCAAATCGGCAGCCGCGGAATCGAACTCGGCGAGCTCACCGCAAGGGAACTCGGCTACCGATTCCGCACCGGCGAGCAGTTGATCGCCGAAACTGCGACGCGCTTCAACGTCAGCGCCGAGCAAATGAAATGGTTCGACGTGCACAATCCGCACTTCTGGGAACGGCTGAAGACCGAGAGCCCGCGCTACCTCGCGTACTATCGCGCGGTGATGCTGCGCGAGGCGGCCGACGACGGACTGGTGGTGGCGGGCCGCAGCTCGTCGCACTTCCTGCCGGAGAACGGCTGCGGCATCCGGGTGCGATCGATGGCGCCGTTCGCGATGCGCGTGGAGCAGGTCGCGGCCGAGGAGAAACTCGATCATTCCGCGGCGGAAAAACGCGTGCGCGATTTCGACGCCACGGTGAAAGCTCGCACGCAGAGTCTGTTCGGAATCGACCTCGACGATCCGATTCATTACGACGTGACGATCAACACCGCGCGCCACTCGCTGAGCTGTTTTGCCGCGACCCTCGCCGCGATCGCCCGCAACCTCGACGCGGAATCCGACAGCGCGCGGATGCTCGTGATGCGCGACGCGGCGATCGCAGCCGGCGTGCACGCGGCCTTGATGGCTCATCCGCAGATCCGCGACGCGCAAGTCGCGGTCGGGTGCACCTCGGGAATCGTGCGCGTGAGCGGACCCGGCCTGGTGCCGCCGTGGGACGATCTGGTGATCGGCGTCGCGCAAAAGGTCGAGGGCGTCGCGGCGGTCGAAGTCGGCGCCGAGGAAGTTCCGATCACGTTGACGACCACCTGA